The Microplitis demolitor isolate Queensland-Clemson2020A chromosome 8, iyMicDemo2.1a, whole genome shotgun sequence genome has a segment encoding these proteins:
- the LOC103573759 gene encoding uncharacterized protein K02A2.6-like — protein sequence MLVTTISMLIFWGRLRVDVRGLKSITSKEAISYLEDYFITWGSPMKNVTDNGSAYASKEFAVFVDKYGIQHTFAAPYHPASNGAAENAVKTSKRKYQLLRKAGYSEIESIRLFLFQNRATTHATTGYSPAELHMGRRIRIKLDLIRPTLKDRVIQAQDRQMRNHPMRRRISFGESDLVWAKDYGQNKWTKTIVVEKLGAVTYRVKVKDNVIWVRHLDQLKSGRWSDFNNQQEIPRLQRR from the exons ATGCTAGTCACTACAATATCCATGCTGATTTTTTGGGGCCGATTGAGG GTGGATGTAAGAGGGTTGAAAAGTATAACATCAAAGGAAGCGATTTCATACTTGGAGGATTATTTTATAACGTGGGGTTCACCGATGAAAAATGTCACGGATAATGGATCGGCGTATGCTTCTAAAGAGTTTGCGGTGTTTGTAGATAAGTACGGGATTCAGCACACTTTTGCAGCACCCTATCACCCTGCTTCAAATGGAGCAGCAGAGAATGCGGTGAAAACATCTAAAAGGAAGTATCAGCTGTTGAGGAAAGCGGGTTACTCCGAAATCGAGTCCATTCGTTTATTTCTGTTTCAAAACCGAGCAACAACGCATGCAACTACAGGGTACAGTCCTGCGGAGTTACACATGGGTCGTCGTATAAGAATTAAATTGGATTTGATTAGGCCTACGTTGAAGGACCGAGTAATACAAGCTCAGGATCGTCAAATGCGCAACCACCCAATGAGAAGAAGAATTAGTTTTGGTGAAAGTGATTTAGTATGGGCTAAGGACTATGGACAAAACAAATGGACTAAAACGATAGTGGTAGAAAAATTGGGTGCTGTGACATATAGGGTGAAGGTTAAGGACAATGTAATTTGGGTACGGCATTTGGATCAGTTGAAATCTGGGAGATGGAGCGATTTTAACAACCAGCAAGAGATACCAAGGTTGCAGAGGAGATAA
- the LOC103573758 gene encoding zinc finger MYM-type protein 1-like, producing MISPEIMELVIGVNKIKIWISPNISGTKRDNSGETSRWLPESRFVRKLVNGEKVPRPWLIYSVSKRSVFCSACLLFDVDCSFNSKTGFNDWKHAGICVTEHEHSKSYKKYMLTLKQRSDNKNRIDQDLVIQTETKISYWRNVLRRVIAAIKALASQGLPFRGSDEKFGSPNNGNFLMLIEYLAFFDPFLKEHIRKLGNKGSGSTSYLSKTICEEVIQLLTGKISSIIVQEVKSAKYYAIIVDSTPNISHVDQLSFVLRYVKKYGTPIERFLMFIENSGHKGEDLLVAVLLALEFFSI from the coding sequence ATGATTTCACCAGAAATTATGGAGCTAGTCATAggtgtaaacaaaataaaaatttggatttcTCCAAATATATCTGGTACAAAACGTGATAACAGTGGCGAAACTTCACGATGGCTACCAGAATCACGATTTGTTAGAAAACTTGTTAATGGTGAAAAAGTTCCACGCCCGTGGCTTATTTATTCAGTTAGTAAAAGGTCTGTATTCTGTTCGGCTTGTCTTCTTTTTGATGTAGATTGTTCATTTAATAGTAAAACCGGATTTAATGATTGGAAACATGCAGGCATTTGTGTTACTGAGCATGAACactcaaaaagttataaaaaatatatgttaaccCTTAAGCAAAGATCAGATAATAAGAATAGGATAGATCAAGATTTAGTCATTCAAACAGAAACAAAAATCTCGTATTGGAGAAATGTTTTGAGAAGAGTAATCGCTGCTATTAAAGCCTTGGCTTCTCAAGGGCTTCCATTCCGAGGAAGTGacgaaaaatttggttctccaAATAATGGCAATTTTTTGATGCTGATTGAATACCTTGCTTTTTTCGACCCATTTCTCAAAGAACATATTAGAAAATTGGGAAATAAAGGATCTGGCAGTACAAGTTACCTATCGAAAACTATCTGCGAAGAAGTAATCCAGCTTTTGACAGGAAAAATATCTTCTATTATTGTTCAAGAAGTTAAATCAGCGAAATATTATGCTATTATAGTAGATTCCACACCTAATATATCTCACGTCGACCAACTCTCGTTTGTTCTCagatatgtaaaaaaatatggaacGCCTATTGAACGTTTTCTGATGTTTATTGAAAACTCCGGACATAAAGGTGAAGATTTACTAGTTGCTGTATTGCTTGCTCTTGAGTTTTTTTCTATCTAA